The following proteins come from a genomic window of Heyndrickxia acidicola:
- a CDS encoding MarR family winged helix-turn-helix transcriptional regulator: MKEDSIQSIEYEIALLVRLITAYSPRLGMLDRSEYMLLSVLENTSPLSINGLAEHLMLNLSTASRQIAALESKKYIKRSPDIKNGRISLVEITSGGLEILHKVQKARSEFYSEVLQDWSQDELESLEANLTRLNFDFRKWGK; encoded by the coding sequence TTGAAAGAAGACTCAATACAATCCATAGAGTATGAAATTGCCCTGCTGGTACGATTAATTACAGCCTATAGCCCAAGACTTGGAATGCTGGATCGTTCCGAATACATGCTGCTGAGCGTATTGGAGAACACAAGTCCTTTGTCCATTAATGGACTAGCTGAGCATTTGATGTTAAATTTATCTACTGCCAGCAGACAGATTGCTGCGTTAGAGTCTAAAAAATATATAAAAAGATCTCCTGATATAAAAAATGGACGAATCAGCCTTGTAGAAATTACTTCAGGAGGGTTGGAGATTCTGCATAAAGTACAAAAAGCCAGGTCTGAATTCTATTCAGAGGTTCTGCAGGACTGGTCACAGGATGAGCTGGAAAGCCTGGAGGCGAACTTGACCCGATTAAACTTTGACTTTCGAAAATGGGGAAAATAA